TAGGATAAGGTTCAACAGAAATCTAAAAATGCCAAAGCTATTAATGAGATCATGCATAGGtttggtgtgcacatgtgtgtatatatgtgtttaggTGTAATTTTTAGGATGATTTTAAATTTCACTAATGTGATGTCAAAGAGCAGAGAGAATCAATTTAACAGATGTGGCTATATTGGTAGAAGCAACTGGTGAGAAGTTGGATGTCACCAGGTCTATATTTGTGGTACTAAcatgagttttattttaaaatagaaaacacactTAAACTGTCTAACTGGACAGGCTTGATCATTGCACAGTTCATCTAAGATGACCTACGAAGAACTTATTGCTTAAGGGGATTTGTTAATTCTCAAAAGGTGATTGTTACTATTTCAAGGTGTACCCTTAACTTCATGGATGATTGCTCTAATCCATGCAGTCATACAACTAGGCCTTTCAGTCGCTGGACTTACCATACTGAGACAATGATTAATTGTCTGTCTAACACACTTTTGCACAGGGTTAAGCAGATAACCCTAAGACAAGGAGGCAGGCACAGAATGAAGACTCCTTTTCCCCATCCTCAATGCTCTCACCACTGGCTGTTTGTCTCCTGGCCATTTCATCTTCCTGGCAGAACACCAAGGAGCCCCATTTCTACTAACAGAAAATCTGGGTTAGGGTCCAGAAAAGGGCACAGAGAGGTGTCAGGAAGAGCCCCTATGCACAGCTCTTACCCACTGCTGCCACATGCCAGCCTTTCCCAACTCTTGGCAATTCTCTCCTATATTTTTCtcttaataaaacaactcctTTCTAATTAAATGGAAATTTGTGTCTGAAATACTTTCAATAGTCTTCCAAAACCTATTTTCTCTTCAACTAATACAGCAGACAATTTGCAGGCCCGGGACTCCCACATTTACATCCTTGGGGCTGCTTACCCATGCTCCCAacatcagggtcagctctcctgtgctgcccaggtggtGTGCATTGCCCATTCTCCAAAGTGAGCAGTGTGTTCCAAGTGTCCAAAGCTTCAGCAGATGAGGGACAGGGACAACTCAGCTCTCCTTATtatcccagggccagctctcagggccagctctcttgctctcattATCCTGGGACAAAAGAGAGAGGGGGTTAGGGGGTTATCTCTCCTTCGCCaatgccatcacacacacacacacacacacacacacacacacacacacacacacacacgcagggtTGTGGTAGGAGGATATCTCTTCTTCATCCATGCTATCACTTAGGACATGAGTGGCAGgggcagctctcccatgctcaaaCCCTCAGAGATGGCTCACCCTAACCCCCAAATATGTGGGGCCCTCTATCCTGAGTACTGCAGCTGGCTAGGGGGTGGGCCAGCCCTCTTGCTCTCATAtttccagggccagctctcctacaaTGCCCAAGTGAGGTGTGGgaccagttctgcacagccctcagacatcaTCATTTCCCTGGGGGGCAGCTGAGACTAGTGATATCTGTTTGGTCTTTGATGATAACAGATCCCTTCTGCTGCAAGGCTGCAAACCTAGAAGTGACCCTGATGGCAGCATATGCCAGGAccccaccatggtcccaggtggcaTCACTGGGTACTCATATCAGACTGTTCCTTACTACCCTCAACTTTTCATttttgcctctcttcattgtacccatactcttctttttctttttctattacttTCTCCATCACTTACTGGCTCCTGTTAGTGGTGCCTGGGGTCCCTGAGtgtctggggtcatctcaggaATGGTCTCAGGAGTGCTAAGCCCTGCTTGTGCATTATGGCAAGGAAAGGTATATGTgaaggtttggagggagggaaTAGAAGGGAGAAATGGCATAATTATATaatcttataaataaaaaaaaatctggtagaCCTTATTGTTCTGTGGCGAATGAGGTATGAATGCAAAAGTAGATGTAGCAAGGCTACCATTCATTCAACTGACAgatatttattagattttttttgtgtTCAAAGCTCCACACTATAGGTTGTGCCAGactaagtaaaagaaaatgtttgcttTGTCCTTGTGAAAAAGCCAAGGAAGAACAGATATACAAGGTCAGGTAGTAAGGCAGAGTGGAAACCAGAAGTGTTATTTTCTATAGACTGCTAAGGTTTATGAATGCTGTTGTATTTGGCCAGGCAGCATCAATGTGAATATGGCAGGAGAAGACATTGGAGAGGCAGCTAGTACTTATTTTCCCTGAAGAGTTCTCTGTTAGCTCAAAGAGTTTTGAATACTTTTCTAAATATGCCGAAAAGTCATTGGAGGATTTGAATTCACaatgtgacacctgtgacttgtAAACAACTCTCTGGTTTCTACCTGGAGAACTCACCATGAAGGGGCAAAAGTAGAAacaaggaagccaaagaaaaataaaggtattGGTTGGTCAAGATAACAATGGCTTAGATCATGGTGAGGGCATAGAGAGAAAAATGTGTGCAGCTACAGGGAAATCAGTAGGGAAAGTGGATGAGCTTCACTGTCGTTCTCCTTTGCAGGTGGGACAGAGGGATCTCTAAGAAGAACTCCaagttcatcaaggcctgcctcCTGGAAACAGGAACAAATTTGATGAATTAGAACTTAGGAGTCTATCCTGAGGGAGTCAAACACAATGTCTTGATCCTGGGAACCGAAAGTACTGTCAGTCCTGGATAATTTATGATGTAATTTAGATGAACAGCCCAAGGACAGGTCACCCTCTCCTCTCAAGTGAGAAAAGAGCCAGTACCTTCCTCAGAAAGCTGCTGAAGACAAGGGTTGCAGGATGTTTGTGCTGGTGATGATCTGTCTGTTCTGCCAATATTGGGGTAAGTCCTGGTGATAATGATAAAGCTGATGGTTACTTAAGAAGTGGCCAGATGCTGGGGAAGGAGGGTTTCCAAACTGGCTGTTGGGGATGTGGAAGTCTATGAGATTGTAACAAAGGAGattgcttttccttctcttcacAGGTGTCCTTAATGAGCTTGAAGAAGGTATGACCATAGCTAGCATAAAGTCTTTGGTAAACAGTTCATTTGTGACACATTCAGGAGTAAACCTCCCTTCCATTTACTACAGAATCCTGAGAGTCCAGTGTTCTCCTGGCTTATTTACTCTATGGCTATTAGTAAGGAGCTGTAATTACCTTTGTTTCATTTTACTTATTATAAATACCCATGGCAAAATATTCAGTCGATACAAGGTGCTTATTATGTGAATTCTATGGGTAAGTTCTACTGGAACTCGGACCTCCTTAAATGGTATACATTTGGTTTGTGTCTATAAGCATCCTTttcacaatcccagcacttgggagacaaaggcaggtggatctctttaagTTCTagcccagccagggctacatagagagatcttatctcaaacaaaacaaaacaaaacaaaacagtaacaaacccccaaagaaaacatttctctCTCAAGGTTATTATAGGAACTCTATTCTGAGAAGGTTACAACCCATGGATCAATAGTAACTTCCTACAGAGAGGGCTCTAATTGCATAACTTTTCTCCAGACCACATTCACTAAGTACTTCTTTCTAAAACTAGAAGATCGTGGACTACTGTGTTATAAATGTAAGAAATATCATCTTGGGTTATGCTATGGAATCATGACATCCTGCGTACCAAATCATAGACAGACCTGCGCTGCTGAGAACTTTTACATACTCACAAAAAAAGGTAATGTGGGTAATGGAATGATGGGCAGCTAACCACACCTTCTCTTCTAAATAGCAGGTCCTTTCATGCTTAGGATGAGTGGGGGAGTGGAGTTGATGCAGATGAGTAGTCTTGTAAAGACTGGAAAGATAGACATTTCCTTAAGATAACACTGAGTGATAGAGGGGCTGATGTCTCTCGTCAGTCATGTAGTGAAATCTCTTCCCTGGGTTAGCAACAAGTGCAGTAAACTATGGAAACTTGAAGATAGGTTATTACCAGAAACATGGAAATGGGAAATAAAGTCTTCAAGGTTGTTTTCCTTTCACTTCCTCAGGGCAGAGTATGTATCATTATTCAAGACTGTCATGTATGACCAACTGTGAGGACATCAACTTCCTGAGTTTTGAAAGGAGGACAGAGCTCATTTGTTGTAAGCACAGTAACTATTGCAACCTCCCAATGGGACTCTAGTTCTGAATTTATTATGGATTTGGTATCATTCTTCAACTTACTACCAACTCTCTTTCCTCCAAAGTTTGTATTTACTCTCCCCTCCTAACTTACTAAAAATTGGAAAATCATTTGTCAGTGAAAAGAGAAGCAGTCATATGAGAAACTGGCTGGGAGCTCAGCCTCATTGCTAAGCAAATCTTTGCAAATTCTTTTTGTCATATCTAGCAGGGCATTTTGATCTGTGGACAATACTGCCCATCATGAGTAGGTCCAGAATTGATCATCTCATATACCAAGCCACAAGATTTTGGCTCAAAATGACATCCCAACTTTGTACAGGGAAATCTGTAAATATACTGTGTTGGTCTGCACCAAGTCTTCTGAGTTAAGATTTTGTTTGGACTAGCTCTGAGAATTCTTGGCACAGTACTTATGGATTCAGGAGGTAAGAGAGTGTTAATCCCAGCTTCCCAATTTGCTAATGatctgagactttttttttggCAAATCTCATGGGAGAAATATGAGAGGTGAGAAAAATCTGGATAAGCACAGATATTAaacaacaaaattagaaatgtatGGAAATTTTCATTGATGCAGAGACAGTGTGATGCATCTGGATCTGATTGTATTGAGGCTGTGGTTCAATCAGGTGATTGGATTAGGGGTTCAGGCCTTGTTCAAAAGTGATTACTCAATATTCTGATGAACGTGAAGAAAAAAAACTGGATTTCTATAGTAGTTAAAGGTAACAGAATATGTAAAGATAGCATGAGCTATCATGTACTAGTTTcctttatgttgctgtgataaaacactttgaCCAATACCAACTgagggtaggaaagggtttatctagTTTATACTTCTAGATAACAGTTCATCATGGAGtgcagtcaggacaggaactcaaggtaggaacctggaggcaggactcATAGAGGGACAATGCTTGTCACAGGCTtatgcttagcttgctttctcataCAATACAGGACCAACTGTCTTGAAATGGTACTATCAACAGTGGTCTGGACCCTCTTATGTCAATAAGAATAATCAAGATTGTTCTCCACAGACACGTCCACGAGGCAATTTGATCTAGacaacttcttttttgtttttatttatttatatttatttggttttattaatttactttatatcctgacTATAGTTCCTGGCCTtccagttccccctccccccattcactcctcctccatttatCTTCAGAAAATATGTATCTACCACTTATGAAGTTGTAGTAAGACTTTGCACATCCTCTCTTATTGAGGCCAAGACAAGACAGGCAGTAGgagaaaagggtcccaaaggcaggtgACAGAATCAGAGATATCTCTAGGCAACTTTTTAATTGAGGTCATATCCCTGTAGgttgtgtcaagtagacaaggTTAACATGGTGACATGATATGGTGTTTGGGTAATACTGTGTGCCACAGTAGTTAAAGTTATGAAGAGCAGAAAGTGTGACAGAATAGAAAGGTAACATTAGTAAGAGGGGAAACATACAGTTATTACATGATCAAGTACCAAGgtataaacaaaaccagaacagcACAGACACTGGAGCATCACATATTGGGGCAAGATAGGCAGACGGTAACCACGTTTCTCTGGTTTGGAAGCCTATTGCAATTCCTGTTTCTGGATTCCTATGATCATTCTCAACTATATTAAGCCACATAAGATTCTCCAATGAACAAACTACTTCTCTATTTGAAGAGTTAAATGAACTTCCATCTTTGTCTTGTATCTGAGAATgtcatttttacttctttttgagGAATTCCCAATTTGGACTCTTAGAACCgggatggaaaacaaaacaaaacaaaacaagaacaaccacaacaacacaacacaacacaacacaaaacaaaaaacccccaaaccaaaccaaaccaaaccaaaccaaaccaaaccaaaccaaaccaaaccaaaccaaaccaaaactaaaaaatgCATGGCGATGTTTTTTCAAAATAGACCAGCAGGTTGGAAAAGCCAATGAGGttgaattttagtttttttgagtcAGAGGATGCAGAGTCTGGGTGCTTTATTCATGAAAGAGGAGACTCTTTGTTGCCATGACTTTATACAACCTGAGTGAAAGTGTTCTATTCTtgaggatattttcttttctttactgacCATGGGCAATTTTACTTGGCAATTTGGGCAAACTAGAAGTAAAACCTGACTGAAAAACTTTCCTCACATGAGaacatttattctttaatcatCAGATGCTCTTCCTTCATGTGTTTCAATAGTTACACAGGCATTTTTACATATATGGTTTTAATAGTTATATTTGGGCCAGCAACCTGTTAATCTGGAAGTGACCGACAAATAATTCACACAACTTTATACATTAGCCTAAAATGAATTCCACATATGTTAAAACTTCAAatgtaaaatatcaaataaaatttgattttaaaagtttgttttgactatttttcttagtttttaacACATGCTAAATTCTAAATAtcttatatatattgcatatatatgagTTGCTATAtaattttgcatatatttttcaCAGTTTCTATAATATAGGCAAATCGATAGCTATGTAAACTGATAATAGGCtggtgaaataaataaacaagtattcCAAATTCCATTTTCTAGTCACAGCTGTGACCACATAAATTCCTAAGTGATGCAACTTAAGgagggaaagatttattttgaacTTTGGTTTCAGGTTTCATAGTGGGGAAGGCATAGTAGGGTACATGAGGACAGGGCATTACGTTTTGAGCTTTTTACATATTGGAAGGTCAGGAAACACAGACTATACCTGAGCAGGAATGAGTTACTAACTCTTAAAACCTGCTGTGAGTGGCCTATTTCATCAGGCTAGGTCTTACATTCAAGTTTTTACATCCTCTCAAAACCAGATTACCAGCCTGGGTCCAAATATTCAAAGTCTGTGAGGGTCATTTCACACTGAAACCATAGCACAGGGCTGGTTATCACACCATTTTTACAAGAACTTTGTGTCAAAATTCATTAAGTAAACACTGGCACTTGGCTCTTCTTGATGTCCAGTGAGGATGAAGCTCGAGAACATATTCATTTTGGTTTTAGGCACCACCCTTGGAAGTGATGTCTACTGTATTACACTGCTTCCTTTCTCCCACTAGAGGTTGGAAAATTCTAGAAAGCCTTAAGATAAGGAAGATATAGTTGCAGCCATCTTTGGAAAATGCAATTTGTTGCAAATAGTTAATGGTAGAGCTGGAGCTTAATCCTGGACCTGTTTAGTTCCAAAgtctattctaattttttttcagtttctagcagtttttatttatttattttttaaaaatattttttattaggtattttcctcatttacatttccaatgctatcccaaaagtcccccataccctcctccccactcccctacccacccactcccactttttggccctggcgatcccctgtactggggcatataaagtttgcatgt
This portion of the Mus musculus strain C57BL/6J chromosome 9, GRCm38.p6 C57BL/6J genome encodes:
- the Pate2 gene encoding prostate and testis expressed protein 2 precursor, coding for MFVLVMICLFCQYWGVLNELEEEDRGLLCYKCKKYHLGLCYGIMTSCVPNHRQTCAAENFYILTKKGQSMYHYSRLSCMTNCEDINFLSFERRTELICCKHSNYCNLPMGL